Proteins from a genomic interval of Kribbella aluminosa:
- a CDS encoding ankyrin repeat domain-containing protein translates to MSSPPDRPDLDQLRRRARELVRAARSGDASALARIGQVSDAVTLSAARLALAREYGFASWARLKAAVDARTTDVDQRARAFCEASIRDWTGRAVRMLDTTPELARYGFATAVVLGDVARVGDAVARFPGFVTRADPQTGWTPLHLACGSRWHRLDLARADGLASVARLLLDAGADPATRTRDGWTPLRCAVAGAANPAVVGLLLERGAVPDDHDLYLACFGDDDHRSLRLLLARTTDLRDTTALAAPISTGDTEAVRLLLEAGANPNLAAPAELYGAGVDDPPWPTVYAAVHAGCPVELLQLLLDHAADPDTPGPDGRTPYQLAVRLGRADLAQLLRRHGAEPDATEVDLFLAACLRAERAVAERMLQRGLVCLDQLDPEDRAVVIRAANEGRTDAVRLLLDLGLPIDTRGGDGATPLHAAAYSGSADTVRLLLIRGADLEARDSTPLVWAMVGSGERPTDNPDADWVDTVRVLLDAGAPIAEITLSTEDPKPPSPQIAQLLREHGVSEETGDN, encoded by the coding sequence ATGTCCAGTCCTCCCGACCGCCCCGACCTGGATCAGTTGCGCCGTCGGGCCAGGGAGCTGGTCCGTGCGGCGCGTTCCGGAGATGCTTCGGCGCTCGCCCGGATCGGCCAGGTCTCCGATGCGGTGACGCTGTCGGCGGCCCGGCTCGCGCTCGCGCGGGAGTACGGATTCGCGAGTTGGGCACGGCTGAAGGCCGCGGTCGATGCGCGTACGACGGACGTCGACCAGCGGGCGAGAGCGTTCTGTGAGGCGAGCATCCGGGACTGGACCGGGCGGGCCGTCCGGATGCTCGACACGACGCCGGAGCTGGCCCGGTACGGCTTCGCGACTGCGGTTGTTCTTGGTGACGTCGCGCGTGTCGGCGACGCGGTGGCGCGGTTTCCTGGGTTCGTGACCCGGGCGGACCCGCAGACGGGTTGGACGCCGCTGCACCTTGCCTGCGGGTCGCGGTGGCATCGCCTAGACCTGGCGCGTGCGGACGGTCTGGCTTCGGTTGCGCGGTTGCTGCTGGACGCAGGTGCCGATCCGGCAACCCGGACTCGTGATGGTTGGACGCCGTTGCGTTGCGCGGTGGCGGGAGCTGCGAACCCCGCCGTTGTCGGATTGCTGCTGGAGCGCGGCGCCGTACCCGACGACCACGACCTGTATCTGGCCTGTTTCGGCGACGACGATCACCGAAGCTTGCGCCTCCTACTCGCCCGTACCACCGATCTCCGCGACACGACTGCGCTGGCCGCACCGATCAGCACCGGCGACACCGAGGCCGTGCGACTCCTGCTCGAGGCCGGAGCCAACCCCAACCTGGCGGCGCCTGCCGAGTTGTACGGCGCCGGCGTCGACGATCCGCCGTGGCCGACGGTGTACGCGGCCGTTCACGCCGGCTGTCCGGTCGAGCTGCTGCAGCTGTTGCTGGACCATGCCGCGGACCCGGATACTCCCGGCCCGGACGGCCGGACTCCGTACCAACTCGCCGTACGGCTCGGCCGGGCCGATCTCGCCCAGCTCCTACGGCGTCACGGCGCCGAGCCGGACGCGACCGAGGTGGACCTGTTCCTCGCCGCCTGCCTGCGGGCCGAGCGTGCCGTCGCCGAGAGGATGCTGCAGCGTGGCCTGGTATGCCTCGACCAACTGGACCCCGAGGACCGGGCGGTCGTCATCCGCGCCGCGAACGAAGGCCGGACTGACGCCGTACGCCTGCTCCTTGACCTAGGGCTGCCCATCGACACCCGCGGCGGGGACGGTGCCACGCCGCTGCACGCCGCGGCCTACTCCGGGAGCGCTGACACCGTGCGGCTGCTGCTCATCCGTGGCGCCGACCTCGAGGCCCGGGACAGCACGCCACTGGTCTGGGCCATGGTCGGAAGCGGCGAACGCCCGACCGACAACCCGGACGCCGACTGGGTCGACACGGTACGAGTGCTCCTCGACGCCGGAGCACCCATCGCCGAGATCACGTTGTCCACCGAGGATCCCAAGCCACCCAGCCCTCAGATCGCGCAACTCCTGCGCGAGCACGGCGTGTCCGAGGAGACCGGCGACAACTGA
- a CDS encoding site-specific integrase, which translates to MPRTPLPIGTWGEISTRTLKTTKNGKNGKNGKSAKHLAHARFRDHDGKVRAVTATGTTKTAARTALLLKLQNRARTNHSGDLSTNHKVNHLLDLSERRFAGLVADGTRSPTTLATDRRALNNHVRPAIGELHIGEATTQRLDTVLTDIKHHAGAPTARTCRAVISGAMKLAVRYGAITVNPAREVDTIETKPKNPPRALTTKEVTLLQKTLTTDGNALQADLPDLVTFMLGTGVRVGEALAVLWNQVNLDTGKVEITHTIARPPGEGLIRKTTKSRTGERVVSLPIWAATSLRAPHHRHPSRRPSLPQLDRRLPRPFQHPPSRPHRPIPRRQHRPTRAWPNAPRPPAPNRPPNRRPTRPSQSLHHPRHLHGPPTR; encoded by the coding sequence ATGCCGAGAACACCGTTGCCCATCGGAACCTGGGGAGAGATCTCCACCAGGACCCTCAAGACCACCAAGAACGGCAAGAACGGCAAGAACGGCAAGTCCGCCAAGCATCTGGCTCACGCCAGGTTCCGTGACCACGACGGCAAGGTCCGCGCCGTCACCGCTACCGGCACAACCAAGACCGCCGCCCGAACCGCGCTGCTCCTCAAGCTGCAGAACCGCGCCAGAACCAACCACTCCGGCGACCTCAGCACGAACCACAAGGTCAACCACCTGCTCGACCTGTCGGAGCGACGGTTCGCAGGACTGGTCGCTGACGGGACACGCTCACCCACTACTCTCGCCACCGACCGGCGCGCCCTCAACAACCATGTCCGTCCCGCGATCGGCGAACTCCACATCGGCGAAGCCACCACCCAGCGCCTCGACACCGTCCTCACCGACATCAAGCACCACGCCGGCGCCCCCACCGCCAGAACCTGCCGCGCCGTCATCTCCGGCGCCATGAAACTCGCCGTCCGCTACGGCGCCATCACCGTCAACCCCGCCCGCGAAGTCGACACCATCGAAACCAAACCCAAGAACCCACCCCGAGCCCTCACCACCAAAGAAGTCACCCTCCTGCAGAAGACCCTGACCACAGACGGGAATGCCTTGCAAGCCGACCTCCCCGACCTGGTCACGTTCATGCTCGGCACCGGAGTCCGCGTCGGCGAAGCCCTCGCCGTCCTCTGGAACCAAGTCAACCTCGATACCGGCAAGGTCGAAATCACCCACACCATCGCCCGGCCACCCGGCGAAGGCCTGATCCGCAAGACCACCAAATCCAGAACCGGCGAACGCGTCGTCAGCCTCCCCATCTGGGCCGCCACCAGCCTCCGCGCGCCACACCACCGGCACCCGTCCCGACGCCCCAGTCTTCCCCAACTCGATCGGCGGCTACCGCGACCCTTCCAACACCCGCCGAGCCGTCCGCACCGCCCTATCCCCCGTCGGCAGCACCGCCCGACGCGAGCTTGGCCAAACGCTCCGCGTCCTCCGGCGCCAAACCGCCCGCCAAATCGCCGACCAACTCGGCCAAGCCAAAGTCTCCATCACCCAAGACACTTACATGGGCCGCCGACCCGCTAA
- a CDS encoding sialidase family protein yields MVLRRSTDNGKTWQDQQIVRQDPAPHGYGDPSFVVDRQTGRIYARRSPFIRRFQPHVSLADRSC; encoded by the coding sequence ATGGTGCTGCGCCGCAGTACCGACAACGGCAAGACCTGGCAGGACCAACAGATCGTCCGCCAGGACCCGGCACCGCACGGGTACGGCGACCCGAGCTTCGTCGTCGATCGCCAGACAGGGCGGATTTATGCCCGCAGGTCACCTTTTATTCGACGCTTTCAGCCGCACGTCTCTCTCGCCGACCGCTCGTGCTGA
- a CDS encoding DUF4331 domain-containing protein: MSSHREAPEISKDPVADNTDVYAFVSPDQPDTVTLIANFIPFQNPYGGPNFYEFGDDVLYQIHISNSGTGRADISYQFRFHAKIRNDKTFLYNTGPISSITDATWNRPQYYTVTRVEDGLSRVLARNLLAPPVNVGVRSTPNYAKLAGEAIHTIGKHRKVFAGQRADGFFADLGSIFDLGTLRPFQMAHLIPSAAAMGVNGLQGSNVHTIALQVPITDLTRDGRKPTDVMDPKAVIGVYASASRQASKILDDVLGIAIWNGPHKQVSRLGNPLFNEVIVPMAEKDKWNSQAPHDDKRFAEYVTKPELAGLLPVLYPGVFPHLAAYKKPRADLAAILLTGIPKGVVPGFQNSTGPVPADLLRLNVAVPPSKSPNPLGLVAGDAAGFPNGRRVFDDVVTVELRAVAGLTIPLVDPTFKPDAATSAIKDGTSNTNSDYLTSFPYLGTPAGGYQSKPGTPAA, translated from the coding sequence ATGTCTTCGCATCGCGAAGCACCTGAGATCTCGAAGGACCCGGTCGCGGACAACACCGATGTCTACGCGTTCGTCAGCCCGGATCAGCCGGACACGGTGACGTTGATCGCCAACTTCATCCCGTTCCAGAACCCGTACGGGGGCCCGAACTTCTACGAGTTCGGTGACGACGTCCTGTACCAGATCCACATCTCCAACAGCGGTACCGGCCGGGCCGACATCAGCTACCAGTTCCGGTTCCACGCCAAGATCCGGAACGACAAGACCTTCCTGTACAACACCGGACCGATCAGTTCCATCACGGACGCGACATGGAACCGGCCGCAGTACTACACCGTCACCAGGGTCGAGGACGGTCTCTCCCGGGTCCTCGCACGCAACCTGCTCGCCCCGCCGGTGAACGTGGGCGTTCGCAGTACGCCGAACTACGCGAAGCTCGCGGGTGAGGCGATCCATACCATCGGCAAGCACCGCAAGGTCTTCGCAGGTCAGCGCGCCGACGGGTTCTTCGCCGACCTCGGCAGCATCTTCGACCTCGGGACGCTGCGGCCGTTCCAGATGGCCCACCTGATCCCGTCGGCCGCCGCGATGGGCGTGAACGGTCTGCAAGGATCCAACGTGCACACCATCGCGCTCCAGGTCCCGATCACGGACCTGACCCGCGACGGGCGGAAGCCAACTGACGTGATGGATCCGAAGGCCGTGATCGGCGTCTACGCGTCCGCGAGCCGGCAAGCGTCGAAGATCCTGGACGACGTGCTGGGCATCGCGATCTGGAACGGTCCGCACAAGCAGGTGTCCCGGCTCGGAAACCCCTTGTTCAATGAGGTCATCGTGCCGATGGCGGAGAAGGACAAGTGGAACAGCCAGGCTCCGCACGACGACAAGCGGTTCGCCGAGTACGTGACGAAGCCCGAGCTTGCCGGGTTGCTGCCGGTACTGTATCCAGGCGTCTTCCCGCATCTTGCGGCGTACAAGAAGCCCCGCGCGGATCTGGCGGCGATTCTGCTGACCGGGATTCCGAAGGGAGTCGTACCGGGATTCCAGAACTCCACGGGGCCGGTGCCGGCCGATCTGCTGCGTCTCAACGTCGCGGTCCCGCCCTCGAAGTCGCCGAATCCGCTGGGGCTGGTGGCCGGTGATGCGGCAGGTTTCCCCAACGGGCGCAGGGTTTTCGACGACGTGGTCACCGTGGAGCTACGTGCTGTCGCGGGTCTCACGATCCCGTTGGTCGATCCGACGTTCAAGCCTGACGCGGCGACGTCCGCGATCAAGGACGGTACGTCGAACACGAACTCGGACTACCTCACGTCGTTCCCGTATCTCGGTACTCCGGCAGGCGGATACCAGTCCAAGCCCGGCACCCCGGCCGCGTGA
- a CDS encoding ferritin-like domain-containing protein: protein MSFDVATYASTAQRLRWDDLDLGQFRTQRLSSGALQCLRYMSDVETHTVCYLRDLLVTPSHADPEVTTFLTMWNYEEYWHGEVLDAVLDVHDVPTGPEHTRALRKRLGWQDRVSPIVQSLLANVLGPDFIATHMTWGAINEWCTHAGYTRFIAVEDNPLLTEILHRIAKQETRHIAFYNSQARSRLQDNPRAQRITRFALRHGWGIVGSGVMPEEDVRHLLRYLFGGPDGLSQARRIDAKIDTLPGQDGLHLVEGQLYKYGVA, encoded by the coding sequence ATGAGCTTCGATGTCGCAACGTACGCAAGCACAGCACAACGACTGCGGTGGGACGACCTCGACCTCGGCCAGTTCCGCACCCAGCGGCTGTCCTCCGGGGCGTTGCAGTGCCTGCGGTACATGAGCGACGTCGAGACTCACACCGTCTGTTACCTGCGGGACCTCCTGGTCACCCCCTCGCACGCGGACCCTGAGGTGACCACATTCCTGACGATGTGGAACTACGAGGAGTACTGGCACGGCGAGGTGCTCGACGCAGTCCTCGACGTGCACGACGTACCCACCGGCCCCGAGCACACGCGGGCACTGCGCAAACGCCTCGGCTGGCAGGATCGTGTGTCACCGATCGTGCAATCCCTGCTCGCCAACGTCCTTGGCCCGGACTTCATCGCCACGCACATGACCTGGGGCGCGATCAACGAGTGGTGCACTCATGCCGGGTACACGCGGTTCATCGCCGTCGAGGACAACCCGCTCCTGACCGAGATCTTGCACCGCATCGCCAAACAGGAGACCCGCCACATCGCGTTCTACAACAGCCAGGCGCGCAGCCGGCTGCAGGACAACCCTCGCGCGCAGCGAATCACCCGCTTCGCCCTTCGGCACGGCTGGGGAATCGTCGGCTCCGGAGTCATGCCCGAGGAGGACGTACGCCACCTTCTGAGGTACCTCTTCGGTGGCCCCGACGGTCTGAGCCAGGCACGCAGGATCGACGCCAAGATCGACACCCTGCCGGGCCAGGACGGCCTGCATCTGGTCGAAGGTCAGCTGTACAAGTACGGCGTCGCCTGA
- a CDS encoding anti-sigma factor, translating into MTEPDVHTLAGPYALDALPDTERATFEQHLASCSSCAAEVDELREAAVRLAADVSTRPPAALKANVMAAIGEVRQLPPLVRDSSGNDNAETGTRRVRRRTMLALAAAALAVAASGGIAIDQYHEKSLVAQANDRLTAVLAEPDATAVHKDVDGGGQATVVTSNRADAAVVVLRGLRQLPNNETWQLWLIDQSQVAHSVGLASGDLTRLISGGVKGKVAFGLTVEPAGGSAKPTLPAAALVPMT; encoded by the coding sequence ATGACCGAACCCGACGTCCACACCTTGGCCGGCCCCTATGCGCTCGACGCACTACCGGACACCGAACGAGCCACCTTCGAGCAGCATCTCGCGAGCTGCTCGTCGTGCGCGGCCGAAGTCGACGAGCTCCGGGAGGCCGCCGTACGGCTTGCCGCCGATGTCTCCACGCGGCCGCCCGCAGCCCTCAAGGCCAACGTCATGGCCGCTATCGGGGAAGTCCGCCAACTGCCACCACTGGTTCGTGATTCCTCGGGCAACGACAACGCCGAGACCGGGACACGGCGAGTCCGTAGGCGCACGATGCTGGCACTGGCCGCCGCGGCCTTGGCAGTGGCCGCCAGCGGCGGCATCGCGATCGACCAGTACCACGAGAAGTCGCTCGTCGCCCAGGCCAACGACCGACTCACCGCCGTGTTGGCTGAACCTGACGCCACCGCCGTCCACAAGGACGTGGACGGCGGTGGCCAGGCCACGGTGGTCACCTCGAACCGCGCGGACGCGGCTGTCGTGGTCCTCCGTGGCCTACGGCAACTGCCGAACAACGAGACCTGGCAGCTCTGGCTCATCGACCAGTCACAGGTCGCGCACTCGGTCGGCCTGGCAAGCGGTGACCTGACCCGTCTCATCAGCGGCGGGGTCAAGGGAAAGGTCGCCTTCGGTCTCACGGTCGAGCCCGCCGGCGGCTCCGCGAAGCCCACACTTCCCGCTGCCGCGCTCGTCCCGATGACCTGA
- a CDS encoding sigma-70 family RNA polymerase sigma factor: MTRSTIDSPSRGRTVTDHVALPWPGSNGPRPGAELHELMTRVAGGDATAFSSLYDLTMPRVFGLVRRVVRNPAQSEEVAQEVMIDLWRTANRYDPARGSVHSWILTIAHRRAVDRVRSEQAAVERETAVAARSVDPAFDQVSDTVTNRLEVEQVRRCMDTLTDLQRESVTLAYYNGYTYPEVAEQLGAKLPTIKARMRDGLIRLRDCLGTAGGQTP; the protein is encoded by the coding sequence ATGACACGTTCTACGATTGACTCACCCAGCAGAGGACGAACCGTGACCGATCACGTGGCGCTTCCCTGGCCAGGCTCCAACGGACCACGGCCTGGCGCGGAGCTGCACGAACTCATGACTCGGGTTGCCGGTGGAGACGCAACGGCTTTCAGTTCGCTGTACGACCTGACCATGCCACGCGTCTTCGGTCTGGTACGCCGGGTCGTGCGCAACCCGGCGCAGTCCGAGGAAGTGGCCCAGGAGGTGATGATCGACCTGTGGCGTACGGCGAACCGTTACGACCCGGCCCGCGGGTCCGTCCACTCCTGGATCCTGACCATCGCCCACCGCCGGGCCGTCGACCGGGTGCGCTCCGAACAGGCCGCCGTCGAGCGCGAGACGGCGGTGGCGGCCCGATCCGTCGATCCGGCGTTCGATCAGGTGTCCGACACCGTGACCAACCGGCTCGAGGTCGAACAGGTCCGCCGCTGCATGGACACCCTGACCGACCTGCAGCGCGAGTCGGTCACCTTGGCCTACTACAACGGCTACACCTATCCCGAGGTCGCCGAGCAGCTCGGCGCCAAGCTACCGACGATCAAAGCGAGAATGCGCGACGGCCTGATCCGGCTCCGCGACTGCCTCGGAACCGCTGGGGGGCAAACGCCATGA
- a CDS encoding fasciclin domain-containing protein yields the protein MSRKIVRAGFAATTLALLLASAACSGSSNNTSSSSPSTSTSSSSAPAETPSETPSTTPSTSNASGGMVGPGCAAYAKANPAGAGSIDGMAAAPVATAASGNPLLKTLVAAVSGKLNPKVNLVSTLNGGEFTVFAPVDTAFAKIPAATINTLKTNSALLTKILTYHVVAGQLDPTAVVGKHPTVEKQDLTVTGSGDNLKVNGANVICGGVKTANATVYLIDSVLMPPA from the coding sequence ATGTCCCGAAAGATCGTCCGCGCGGGCTTCGCCGCGACCACACTGGCACTCCTTCTCGCCAGCGCCGCCTGCAGCGGCAGCAGCAACAACACATCGAGCAGCTCGCCCTCCACCAGCACGTCGTCGTCCTCCGCCCCCGCGGAGACGCCCAGCGAGACCCCGAGCACGACCCCGTCGACCAGCAACGCCTCGGGCGGCATGGTCGGCCCCGGGTGCGCCGCCTACGCCAAAGCCAACCCAGCCGGCGCCGGCTCCATCGACGGCATGGCCGCCGCACCCGTCGCCACCGCAGCCTCCGGCAACCCACTCCTCAAAACCCTCGTCGCCGCCGTCTCCGGCAAACTCAACCCCAAAGTCAACCTCGTCTCCACCCTCAACGGCGGCGAATTCACCGTCTTCGCCCCCGTCGACACCGCCTTCGCGAAAATCCCCGCCGCAACCATCAACACCCTCAAAACCAACAGCGCCCTACTCACCAAGATCCTCACCTACCACGTAGTCGCCGGACAACTGGACCCGACCGCAGTCGTCGGCAAACACCCAACCGTCGAGAAGCAAGACCTCACCGTCACCGGCTCCGGCGACAACCTCAAGGTCAACGGCGCCAACGTCATCTGCGGCGGCGTCAAGACCGCCAACGCCACCGTCTACCTGATCGACTCCGTCCTGATGCCGCCGGCCTGA
- a CDS encoding molybdopterin-dependent oxidoreductase produces MAAGAALGLGYLAADLSGGPWPVDAVGVQVIDWSPGPVKDWAVRELGTADRTLLRIGISVTLVLVAVVAGVLGSSACPQLRRAAVGIAALLGAVGIVFAVTSRSATASVILRLVPASVSFVVAVVGMYLVVRALNRPRVSAPVPSREEATVPAGEEQERPPGFDRRRFLLTVSALAAAAAGGVGVSALVSTGTGEAARAKFRVPRPTDRAPAIPAGAQVDAPGVARFVTPNPRFYRVDTLLEVPRINPDQWELRVHGMVDKELRLSLGDLVNRRLVERDITLTCVSNEVGGPYVGNARWIGVPIADVLKEAGVRSGADAVRSTSVDGLTIGTPLSALTDGRDALLAVAMNGEPLPFEHGFPVRMVVPGLYGYVSATKWIVDFEVTRFQDFAAYWTERGWAVEAPIKTASRIDVPKGFATLKAGPAVAAGVAWAQRRGVRKVEVQLDDGPWQQAQLAAQDTVDTWRQWTFRWNATPGTHKLTVRATDGTGRLQTADQAPPRPNGSSGLHNTVFMVE; encoded by the coding sequence ATGGCGGCGGGAGCAGCCCTCGGCCTCGGGTACCTCGCCGCCGACTTGTCCGGCGGGCCGTGGCCGGTCGACGCGGTCGGCGTACAGGTGATCGACTGGTCTCCAGGTCCGGTGAAGGACTGGGCAGTGCGTGAGCTCGGTACGGCTGACCGGACGTTGTTGCGGATTGGCATCTCAGTGACGCTCGTCCTCGTCGCAGTGGTCGCCGGTGTGCTCGGCAGCAGTGCGTGTCCCCAGCTGCGCCGTGCGGCGGTCGGGATCGCCGCACTATTAGGTGCTGTCGGCATCGTTTTCGCGGTGACGAGTCGCTCGGCGACCGCCAGTGTGATCCTGCGGCTCGTTCCGGCGTCGGTGAGCTTCGTCGTTGCAGTCGTCGGCATGTATTTGGTCGTTCGTGCCCTGAACCGTCCGCGGGTGAGCGCACCGGTGCCTTCTCGTGAGGAGGCTACGGTGCCTGCTGGTGAGGAGCAGGAGCGACCGCCGGGATTCGACCGGCGCCGATTCTTGCTGACGGTGTCGGCGCTGGCGGCCGCCGCAGCTGGTGGCGTCGGCGTGTCGGCTCTGGTGTCGACTGGGACGGGTGAGGCGGCCAGGGCGAAGTTCCGTGTGCCGCGTCCGACGGATCGGGCTCCTGCGATTCCGGCGGGCGCACAGGTGGATGCACCGGGTGTGGCTCGTTTCGTGACGCCGAACCCGAGGTTCTATCGGGTGGACACACTGTTGGAGGTCCCGCGGATCAATCCCGACCAGTGGGAGCTGCGGGTGCACGGCATGGTGGACAAGGAGCTGCGGCTGTCGCTCGGCGACCTGGTGAACCGGCGGCTGGTCGAGCGGGACATCACCCTGACCTGCGTCTCGAACGAGGTCGGCGGCCCGTACGTCGGGAACGCGCGCTGGATCGGCGTACCGATCGCCGACGTGCTCAAGGAAGCTGGTGTCCGGAGCGGAGCAGACGCCGTGCGGTCCACGAGCGTCGACGGCCTGACGATCGGTACGCCGTTGAGCGCACTCACCGATGGGCGGGATGCCCTGCTCGCGGTGGCGATGAACGGTGAGCCGTTGCCCTTCGAGCACGGGTTCCCGGTCCGGATGGTGGTTCCTGGGCTGTACGGATACGTGTCAGCGACGAAGTGGATCGTCGATTTCGAGGTCACCAGGTTCCAGGACTTCGCGGCGTACTGGACCGAGCGCGGGTGGGCCGTGGAAGCCCCGATCAAGACTGCTTCACGGATCGACGTGCCGAAGGGCTTCGCGACTCTGAAGGCTGGTCCGGCCGTCGCGGCCGGTGTCGCATGGGCTCAGCGGCGGGGTGTCCGGAAGGTGGAGGTTCAGTTGGACGACGGTCCGTGGCAGCAAGCGCAGTTGGCTGCGCAGGACACCGTCGACACTTGGCGCCAGTGGACCTTCCGCTGGAACGCCACCCCCGGCACGCACAAGCTGACCGTGCGGGCGACGGACGGGACAGGCCGGCTGCAGACCGCCGACCAGGCGCCACCGCGCCCGAACGGGTCGAGCGGGCTGCACAACACCGTCTTCATGGTCGAGTGA
- a CDS encoding class E sortase, with protein sequence MRAWKPIWRWLAASSVFAVLVAVAVVAFGPDGAQLPAGAPAPAASKAARPSAPPADDEALVNRMLDQLRAGKPVEPQFPAGDNPAAGAPIEAIRAKPGQQLHLGELEIPRLGVRQPLNNGVDEAALVHGVGHWPGTPLPGSPGNSVISGHRSTHEKPFLYLDRLRPGDPIIATVGSTRTTYKIVRTTIVPQAQYVAFVLKQPNRPGEKLITLFACNPITAHYQRIVVQARAG encoded by the coding sequence ATGAGAGCCTGGAAACCGATCTGGCGCTGGCTCGCTGCCAGCAGCGTCTTCGCTGTCCTGGTAGCGGTCGCGGTTGTTGCCTTCGGCCCTGACGGTGCCCAACTGCCGGCGGGCGCTCCGGCACCTGCCGCGTCGAAGGCGGCGCGGCCGTCGGCGCCTCCGGCCGATGACGAGGCTCTGGTGAACCGGATGCTTGATCAGCTCCGGGCCGGGAAGCCAGTCGAGCCACAGTTCCCGGCCGGGGACAACCCGGCCGCCGGTGCGCCGATCGAGGCGATCCGGGCGAAGCCGGGGCAGCAGTTGCACCTGGGCGAGCTGGAGATCCCCAGGCTGGGTGTGAGACAGCCGCTGAACAACGGCGTCGACGAGGCCGCGCTGGTGCACGGGGTCGGTCATTGGCCGGGTACGCCGTTGCCGGGCAGCCCGGGGAACAGCGTGATCAGCGGGCATCGCAGTACGCACGAGAAGCCGTTCCTGTACTTGGACCGGCTGCGCCCTGGCGATCCGATCATCGCCACGGTCGGCTCGACGCGAACGACGTACAAGATCGTCAGAACCACGATCGTTCCGCAGGCGCAGTACGTCGCCTTCGTCCTCAAGCAACCCAACAGACCGGGCGAGAAGCTCATCACCTTGTTCGCCTGCAACCCGATCACCGCCCACTACCAGCGCATCGTCGTCCAGGCGCGCGCCGGTTAG
- a CDS encoding ferritin-like domain-containing protein: MGISKIFGGRPVLEFADEQSRRSFLRNAALVGVGLTYAASRLGDPVAFSATDRGFGPQAAKSDLDILNYALTLEYLESAFYTTGLKAKVLKGRELALIDPIQQHEANHVTAVRTTIQDLGGKPVAAPKVKFPAGTFSSREAFLRTAGTFEELGVKAYHGQVPLVKDGHILAAAASIAGVESRHAAIIAQISGGNPFPAPIEAHLGMASVLKAAMPFIAK; the protein is encoded by the coding sequence ATGGGTATCAGCAAGATCTTCGGGGGCCGTCCGGTCCTCGAGTTCGCCGACGAGCAGAGCCGGCGCAGCTTCCTGCGCAACGCGGCGCTGGTCGGAGTCGGCCTGACGTACGCCGCATCGCGGCTGGGTGATCCGGTGGCGTTCAGCGCCACCGATCGCGGGTTCGGACCGCAGGCCGCGAAGAGCGATCTCGACATCCTGAACTACGCGCTGACGCTGGAGTACCTGGAGTCGGCGTTCTACACGACGGGCCTGAAGGCCAAGGTCCTGAAGGGTCGCGAGCTGGCGCTGATCGATCCGATCCAGCAGCACGAAGCCAATCACGTAACGGCGGTCAGGACGACCATCCAGGATCTGGGTGGCAAGCCGGTGGCGGCGCCGAAGGTGAAGTTCCCGGCGGGCACCTTCTCCAGCCGGGAGGCGTTCCTGAGGACGGCCGGCACGTTCGAGGAGCTGGGCGTGAAGGCGTATCACGGTCAGGTGCCGCTCGTGAAGGACGGTCACATTCTGGCCGCGGCGGCGTCGATCGCCGGGGTCGAGTCCCGGCACGCCGCGATCATCGCCCAGATCTCGGGCGGGAACCCGTTCCCGGCCCCGATCGAAGCCCATCTCGGAATGGCGTCGGTGCTCAAGGCCGCCATGCCGTTCATTGCGAAGTAA